TACGGAGGTACATATAATCTGTATGCCCACACGATCAGAAAGATGGGTGTGGAGGCTACGTTTGTAGATCCGGATTGCACGGAAGAAGAACTGGACGGGGCGTTCCGGGACAATACGAAAGCCGTTTTCGGGGAGACGATCGCCAATCCTGCGCTTGTAGTCCTTGATCTTGAAAAGTTTGCGAAGGCGGCTCACACACACGGAGTGCCGTTTATCGTTGACAATACATTTGCCACGCCGGTCAACTGCCGCCCGTTCGAGTGGGGAGCGGATATCGTCACACACTCTACGACGAAGTATATGGACGGACATGCGACAAGTGTGGGAGGGGCCATCGTGGATAGCGGTAATTTTGACTGGGAAGCACATGCCGGGAAGTTCCCGGGGCTTACGACTCCTGATGAGACTTATCACGGCATCGTCTACACCGAACGCTTTGGCAAAGGCGCATATATCACAAAAGCGACCGCTCAGCTCATGAGAGACCTCGGTTCGATCCAGGCGCCGCAGAATGCCTTTTTGCTTAACATCGGTCTTGAGACGCTGGCGCTTCGCATGGAACGCCACTGCCAAAATGCGCTGGCGGCTGCAATGTATCTTAAGAACCATGAAAAAGTCGCATGGGTAAGCTGCCCGGCGCTGCCGGGTGACAAATATTATGATCTGGCGCAGAAGTATATGCCGGACGGTACATGCGGCGTTATCACATTCGGACTGAAAAAGGGAAGAGACGCGGCCGTGAGGATGATGGACAGTCTCAAGATGATCGCGATCGTGACACATGTGGCGGATGCGAGAAGCTGCGTTCTTCACCCGGCGAGCCATACCCACCGCCAGATGAATGAACAGGAGCTTCTGGAAGCTGGCGTCCAGCCGGATCTGATCCGGTTCAGCGTGGGAATAGAAAATATCGATGACATTACCGCAGATTTGGAACAGGCATTAATGCAAGTATAAAATATGCAAAACACCTTCATACTATTAAAAATGGTATGGAGGTGTTTTTTACATGGCAGATCAAGAGAAAGAAGAACAGAAAAATAATGAGATAAAAGAGATGGGAAGCATAAACCTGGATGAAAACAAAAGCAGCCACCGGATCAAGCTTCTGACGATCATCGGAGAGATCGAGGGCCACGAGGCGGTATCAGGCAATACAAAGGCCACAAAATACGAACATTTACTGCCGATGCTTGCCGAGGTGGAGGACAGTGAGGAGATAGAAGGCATGCTCATTCTGCTGAATACGCTTGGCGGAGATGTTGAGGCAGGACTCTCTATAGCGGAGATGATCGCATCACTGAGCAAGCCGACCGTGTCGCTCGTACTGGGAGGAAGCCACTCGATCGGCGGTCCTCTGGCAGTGTCCGCACAGTATTCATTTATCGTGCCGAGCGGAACGATGATCATACATCCGGTACGTTCCAGCGGTATGTTCATAGGGGTAGAACAAAGCCTGCGCAATATGCTGCGCACACAGGACAGAATAACCCGTTTCCTTTCCAAACATTCCAATATGAGCCAGGAACGCATTGAGAAGCTCATGCTGAATCCGACAGAACTCGTAAAAGACGTAGGCACGCTGCTGGAAGGCGAGGACGCTGTGAAGGAAGGGCTTATAGATGAAGTCGGCGGTATGAGCCAGGCGTTGCATAAATTGCACGAAATGATAGACGGGGAACGGCAGAAAAAGCATAAAAATATGTAATGACAGCCCTTTTTAAAGATGCTATACTATATATAGTATGTGCCAATAAATAAGGGGGAAATAGTATGGCTGCAAAGTCAAAAAAAAGGAAGAGTACGCGGCAGACAAAGAAGAAAAATAATGAGCAGAGCTTTGTGAGGGATGAGATCATCATTTGGTCCGCGCTTGCCGTCAGCATCCTGATTCTGATCAGTAATTTTGGAATGGGCGGACTTGTGGGAGCGGCCATTTCGTCATTTCTTATAGATGTATTTGGATGGGCGGCATATGTGATCCCATTTGTATTGTTTGGATTTGTTGCCTTTATTGTGTCCAATAAAGGCAATTTTTCCGCGTATATGAAAGCAGCGGCCGGGTTAGTGCTGCTCGTTCTCGTATGTATGC
This is a stretch of genomic DNA from [Clostridium] hylemonae DSM 15053. It encodes these proteins:
- a CDS encoding O-acetylhomoserine aminocarboxypropyltransferase/cysteine synthase family protein — encoded protein: MSNYKMETKCIQSGYQPGNGEPRILPIYQSTTFKYDNSEQMGRLFDLEESGYFYTRLQNPTNDAVAAKICDMEGGVAAMLTSSGQAASFYAIMNIVEAGDHIVCTSALYGGTYNLYAHTIRKMGVEATFVDPDCTEEELDGAFRDNTKAVFGETIANPALVVLDLEKFAKAAHTHGVPFIVDNTFATPVNCRPFEWGADIVTHSTTKYMDGHATSVGGAIVDSGNFDWEAHAGKFPGLTTPDETYHGIVYTERFGKGAYITKATAQLMRDLGSIQAPQNAFLLNIGLETLALRMERHCQNALAAAMYLKNHEKVAWVSCPALPGDKYYDLAQKYMPDGTCGVITFGLKKGRDAAVRMMDSLKMIAIVTHVADARSCVLHPASHTHRQMNEQELLEAGVQPDLIRFSVGIENIDDITADLEQALMQV
- a CDS encoding ClpP family protease; amino-acid sequence: MADQEKEEQKNNEIKEMGSINLDENKSSHRIKLLTIIGEIEGHEAVSGNTKATKYEHLLPMLAEVEDSEEIEGMLILLNTLGGDVEAGLSIAEMIASLSKPTVSLVLGGSHSIGGPLAVSAQYSFIVPSGTMIIHPVRSSGMFIGVEQSLRNMLRTQDRITRFLSKHSNMSQERIEKLMLNPTELVKDVGTLLEGEDAVKEGLIDEVGGMSQALHKLHEMIDGERQKKHKNM